The Pseudomonas fluorescens nucleotide sequence GGTCAAGGGCATGGGCGGGGCGATGGACCTGGTGGCCGGTGCCGACAACATCATCGTCACCATGACCCACGCCTCGAAGGACGGCGAGTCCAAGCTGCTGCCGCGTTGCAGCCTGCCGTTGACCGGTGCCGGGTGTATCCGCAAGGTGCTCACCGACCTGGCATACCTTGAGATCGAAAACGGCGCGTTCATCCTGCGCGAGACGGCGCCGGGGGTGAGCGTTGAAGAGATCATCGAGAAGACCGCTGGCAAGCTGATCGTGGCGGATGATGTTAAAGAAATGACGTTCTGAGTCATCCTTTCGGGCCCCATCGCGGGGCAAGCCCGCTCCCACAAATACCTGTAGGAGCGGGCTTGCCCCGCGATGGGGCCTTGTGCCGTTCCTATAAAACCAATAAAAGGAAGATCCCGTGGCCGCTGATATCCAAGACAGCCGCTCCGCCCGTTTTGCCCTGCGTTGCTCGAACTGGGCCGAACGCTGGTTCCCTGATTCCTGGGTGTTCGCCGCCCTGGCCGTGGTACTGGTGTCGGTCGCAGCCATCGCCATGGGCGGCAAGCCCACCGACACCGCCAAGGCGTTCGGTGACGGTTTCTGGAGCCTGATCCCCTTCACCATGCAGATGGCGTTCGTGGTCATCGGCGGTTATGTGGTGGCAAGTTCCCCACCTGCGGTCAAGCTGATCGACCGCCTGGCGCGTATCCCCAGCAATGGCCGCTCGGCGGTGTGCTGGGTGGCGCTGATCTCGATGGTCGCCTCGTTGCTCAACTGGGGCCTGTCGCTGGTGTTTGGTGGTTTGCTGGTGCGCGCCCTGGCGCGGCGTACCGACCTGAAAATGGACTACCGCGCCGCCGGTGCCGCCGCTTACCTGGGCCTGGGCGCGGTGTGGGCCCTGGGCCTGTCGTCTTCGGCGGCGCAGTTGCAGGCCAACCCGGCCAGCCTGCCGCCGTCGATTCTGGCGATCACCGGGGTGATCCCGTTCACCGAGACCATCTTCCTCTGGCAGTCGGGGGTGATGCTCGCAGCGCTGGTGGTGGTTTCGCTGGTCGTGGCCTATGCCACTGCGCCCGGCCCAGGCAGCGCCCGCAGCGCCGAAGCCTGTGGCGTTGACCCCAGCTTCTCGGCACCGCCAACCCCCCAGCGCACCCGCCCGGGCGAGTGGCTGGAATACAGCCCGATCCTGATCCTGCTGCTGGTGGCGCTGGCGGCTGGCTGGCTGTACAACGAGTTCTCGACCAAGCCTGCGATCACCGCGATCTCCGGGCTGAACACCTACAACCTGCTGTTCATCATGGCCGGTGCCTTGCTGCACTGGCGTCCGCGAAGCTTCCTCGATGCGGTGGCCCGTGCGGTGCCGACCACTACCGGGGTGCTGATCCAGTTCCCGCTGTACGGCTCGATCGCGGCGATTCTGACCCAGGTCCAGGGTGCCGATGCGCAAAGCCTGGCGCACCACATCTCGACCTTCTTCGTGCAGATTGCCACCCATGACACCTATGCCTTGCTGATGGGCGTGTACTCGGCGGTGCTGGGCTTCTTCATCCCCTCGGGCGGCGGCAAGTGGATCATCGAAGCACCCTACGTGATGCTGGTAGCCAATGACCTGCAGTATCACCTGGGCTGGGCGGTGCAGATCTACAACGCCGCCGAGGCGCTGCCAAACCTGATCAACCCGTTCTACATGCTGCCGCTGCTGGGCGTGCTGGGGCTCAAGGCGCGCGACCTGATCGGCTTCTCGTTCGTGCAGTTGCTGGTGCACGTGCCGCTGGTACTGTTCCTGCTGTGGATTCTTGGCACCACCTTGCAATACACCCCGCCGGTGATGCCGACACCGGCGGGCTGATCAGCTTGGAATCATCGCAAAACCGACGCCAAAGCGGTTCCAGGCGTTGATGGTGGCAATGGCCAGGGTCAGGTTGACCACTTCGGCTTCGCTGAAGTGCTCGAGCAGGGCGCGGTACTGGTGCTCCGGGGCGCGCTGGTCGGGCAGGCGGGTCAGGCTTTCGACCCAGGCCAGGGCGGCGCGCTCACGCGGGCTGAAGAATTCGGTTTCATCCCACACGCTCAAGGTCTGCAGGCGTGCTTCGCTTTCACCGCTTTTGCGCGCATCGTTGGCGTGCAGGTTGACGCAGTAGGCGCAGCCGTTGATTTGCGAGGCGCGCAGGCGCACCAGCTCCAGCAGCGAGTTCTCCAGCCCCGACTTGCCCAGGGCCATTTCCAGGCCGACCATGGCCTTGTAGGCCTCAGGCGAGTGTTTGGCCCATTCGATACGATTGCTCATTGTTGCTCTCCGGTAAGGTCCACGACAGGCGGCGATGGCGCTACCTTACCGTAAGGCCCGGCGAGCTCGAATAGCCAATTTGGTCGTTTGTCAGGAGGCCAATCAGCCCAGGGCCTGGCGCACCGGCACCCG carries:
- a CDS encoding short-chain fatty acid transporter produces the protein MAADIQDSRSARFALRCSNWAERWFPDSWVFAALAVVLVSVAAIAMGGKPTDTAKAFGDGFWSLIPFTMQMAFVVIGGYVVASSPPAVKLIDRLARIPSNGRSAVCWVALISMVASLLNWGLSLVFGGLLVRALARRTDLKMDYRAAGAAAYLGLGAVWALGLSSSAAQLQANPASLPPSILAITGVIPFTETIFLWQSGVMLAALVVVSLVVAYATAPGPGSARSAEACGVDPSFSAPPTPQRTRPGEWLEYSPILILLLVALAAGWLYNEFSTKPAITAISGLNTYNLLFIMAGALLHWRPRSFLDAVARAVPTTTGVLIQFPLYGSIAAILTQVQGADAQSLAHHISTFFVQIATHDTYALLMGVYSAVLGFFIPSGGGKWIIEAPYVMLVANDLQYHLGWAVQIYNAAEALPNLINPFYMLPLLGVLGLKARDLIGFSFVQLLVHVPLVLFLLWILGTTLQYTPPVMPTPAG
- a CDS encoding carboxymuconolactone decarboxylase family protein, coding for MSNRIEWAKHSPEAYKAMVGLEMALGKSGLENSLLELVRLRASQINGCAYCVNLHANDARKSGESEARLQTLSVWDETEFFSPRERAALAWVESLTRLPDQRAPEHQYRALLEHFSEAEVVNLTLAIATINAWNRFGVGFAMIPS